A single window of Bombyx mori chromosome 9, ASM3026992v2 DNA harbors:
- the LOC101744043 gene encoding uncharacterized protein LOC101744043 isoform X3 yields the protein MTKAKMTRNSALYHSAKVLWHLDIFRRSFRELTGHACLGTSCIFCALKELFSQLQWSAERAPAADALRRALGGGGARFQLGCMADASECFEHLLLRVHAHVAAAGDRRDDDACRAPHCVPHRKFAMMLVEQSVCGACQATSEPLPFTQMVHYVSATALTAQAALGEHGDSFGLLLKKAGGMGDIRDCPNACGAKIQICRTLMNRPEVVSIGMVWDSERPSAEHVAAVYAAIGTELRPTDAFHACVDRAWAARATHHLVGIVTYYGKHYSTFFFHSKLRLWIYFDDADVKEIGPEWSYVVDKCRRGRFQPLLLLYAAVDGTPCDTRNAPKDVVPFPAPEPRRAITPAPERPANGYARRAVTPGPDNDSDYMNRKVMESANILDAQAARRAPLVRSLSTGSTSDSNERPRARRDSGNWSGDRNSASSASSSTAESPYMYTRGRGPGSVPSSPTRKGELSSGGSCDAGYDSYSLSSTDSLPLQQGLRHNLQRAQQMPEIKTRGDCEALCSEADALLEKARKAEEAADFETALVLCDAAIAKSREAMDAPYNNPHMMAFARMKQNTCVMRSRNLQRRMGGMSRISEAQQTAPVRNTKSGLENSPVTIEIYATLPKKKNSKKSPKNIDDDIDNVTRERPPRHKSRDEEKGREKRSRSEDRSRARKEITVTAEKKEEVTEDKKTNKKQHKIRRKLLMGGLIRRKNRSMPDLTEGADGNKENSNKEKRVSSVDDTDVGRKTNDDKSPLSGYLSEGHLEYSAASGTNPNLERSKLMRKSFHGSAGKILTAAKVPPPPPVRTTSQLSGTKYGYVDHNNDNYCPEIEEDGGFSEQYGDEPQSMPFLHSYDDSHVNHYDIMESPQSQNFHTVVTKAMIHQEQSPVKRDLMPPIQPSHNNIQNMNLAFDNGMDVVDCALPMSRSPPTFELPPYPSPMNSVSHSRQPSEEFPPPPPPIDLTPLQEELQKIQNINEVSNTNETQAPQGTLLAQLQEKRNQILKNENLTKPHQVETVNHTGDSLVRELQAALKLKRSGSLEGQLSSPSEKTIENNINVRNIASRFENNTQNAHPDNERPHISLAGMSGTRDVINCSDQCNIGIYSRRASSSSIDAKQMDQEIADQRPVHNTYSDRSKPKKKSVSFCDQVILVSTAEDQEDDSYIPNPILERVLKSAMNKPELTTMPLQSEKPALQRQDSFDSQSSRSTISSLSQNSFVGADGNHAEYVRLQNTYPTYQTAQSRLQPQYNVQKSVGVYGTSPTAPPNQTPNALNGNQIYQSLPTSVPQNVQSPIPYTQPPPVYSNQSNASPPNFSQNPVNRLTPTAQNATYPIKHAANLQRNVPNQYPPNQRAQINQLPTNAYYHRLPQNSTSSNIPNNSHNINRQYGNTVPQSNTLPYQSVPSNTSAYQNYHNPPTSYMTAEYSSRFPQTNANHYNQSPYQRVPPPHGDVPVDGYNNNTYQKLNTNYYVDNASQPRAVDTRPYPPAQRPMYNQNVETSNNEQHGQFQYTQNNYNNNSYQHVPALKQLQKKSVSFEPGTKGGTDSPVPLQFNPYPCVDNSGDKTPCNLCRKRIVTSPAMYCTDCDYYMSRFKPRS from the exons GAACTATTCTCACAGTTACAATGGTCCGCGGAACGCGCGCCCGCTGCGGACGCACTCCGCCGAGCTTTGGGAGGTGGTGGGGCAAGATTTCAATTAGGCTGCATGGCGGACGCTAGCGAGTGCTTCGAGCATCTCCTGTTGAGGGTCCACGCTCACGTGGCGGCCGCGGGGGACAGGAGAGACGACGATGCCTGCAGAGCCCCACACTGTGTGCCACATCGCAAGTTTGCGATGATGCTCGTTGAGCAATCTGTATGTGGTGCATGCCAGGCTACGTCTGAACCACTGCCCTTCACCCAG ATGGTACACTACGTGTCAGCTACAGCTTTGACAGCTCAGGCAGCTTTAGGGGAACATGGAGATAGCTTTGGTCTTTTGTTAAAAAAGGCTGGCGGAATGGGTGACATCAGAGATTGTCCT AACGCATGTGGTGCTAAAATACAAATTTGCCGAACCTTGATGAATCGCCCCGAAGTGGTGTCGATCGGGATGGTGTGGGATTCAGAGCGTCCTTCTGCAGAGCATGTTGCCGCCGTATATGCAGCCATCGGCACAGAGCTGCGGCCCACTGACGCATTCCATGCCTGCGTCGATCGGGCTTGGGCCGCCCGAGCCACTCATCATCTCGTTGGAATTGTGACTTATTACGGGAAACACTACTCAACGTTCTTTTTTCATAGCAAATTGCGCCTATGGATATACTTCGACGACGCTGACGTGAAAGAAATTGGCCCGGAGTGGTCTTACGTGGTCGACAAATGTAGACGAGGAAGATTTCAACCTCTGCTTTTACTTTACGCAGCGGTAGATGGAACGCCGTGCGACACCAGGAATGCACCGAAAGACGTCGTGCCGTTCCCCGCGCCAGAACCCAGACGCGCTATTACACCTGCGCCGGAACGCCCGGCTAATGGGTACGCGAGACGAGCTGTCACTCCGGGACCAGACAATGATAGCGATTACATGAATAGAAAGGTCATGGAGAGCGCAAACATTCTAGACGCACAAGCCGCCAGGCGAGCTCCTTTAGTGCGAAGTCTCAGCACGGGCTCCACATCGGACTCTAATGAACGACCTCGGGCTAGAAGAGATTCTGGCAACTGGAGTGGCGATCGTAACAGTGCATCGTCAGCCTCGTCCTCTACAGCAGAAAGCCCGTACATGTACACTAGGGGTCGCGGCCCTGGGAGTGTTCCAAGTAGTCCCACTCGCAAAGGGGAACTCTCAAGTGGTGGTTCATGCGATGCCGGCTATGATTCGTATTCGCTTTCATCGACAGACAGCTTACCGCTTCAGCAGGGACTGCGCCATAACTTGCAACGTGCACAACAAATGCCGGAGATAAAAACACGAGGTGATTGTGAAGCGCTGTGTTCAGAAGCTGATGCGCTTTTAGAGAAAGCGCGTAAAGCCGAAGAGGCGGCGGATTTTGAAACAGCTTTGGTACTCTGTGACGCCGCTATAGCAAAATCCCGCGAGGCCATGGATGCTCCTTACAACAATCCTCACATGATGGCATTCGCACGAATGAAACAGAACACTTGCGTGATGCGGTCTCGTAATCTTCAAAGGAGAATGGGAGGCATGTCCCGAATATCAGAAGCGCAGCAAACGGCTCCCGTGAGGAATACAAAAAGTGGATTGGAAAACTCACCGGTCACCATTGAAATATACGCAACGCTGCCCAAAAAGAAAAACTCGAAGAAATCTCCAAAAAACATAGACGATGACATTGACAATGTGACCCGTGAGCGGCCGCCTCGTCACAAGTCGCGTGACGAGGagaaaggtagagaaaaacgcTCGAGAAGCGAAGACAGAAGCCGGGCCAGAAAGGAAATAACTGTCACGGCAGAAAAAAAGGAAGAAGTAACCGAAGACAAAAAGACTAATAAAAAGCAACACAAGATACGAAGAAAGTTATTAATGGGAGGATTGATACGAAGGAAAAACCGATCGATGCCCGATTTAACAGAGGGTGCTGACGGCAACAAAGAAAATTCTAATAAAGAAAAACGTGTCTCCTCCGTTGACGACACTGACGTAGGACGAAAGACGAACGATGATAAATCTCCTTTAAGTGGTTATCTCTCCGAGGGGCACTTGGAGTATTCTGCTGCAAGTGGGACGAACCCTAACTTGGAACGAAGTAAGCTTATGCGCAAGAGTTTTCATGGTAGCGCCGGTAAAATATTGACCGCTGCTAAAGTTCCTCCACCACCACCGGTGCGCACCACATCCCAGCTTAGCGGGACTAAGTACGGATATGTGGATCACAATAATGACAACTACTGCCCCGAAATAGAGGAAGACGGTGGCTTCTCTGAACAATACGGAGATGAACCACAATCTATGCCTTTCCTACATTCCTACGACGATTCACACGTTAATCATTATGATATAATGGAGAGTCCGCAGTCACAAAACTTTCATACTGTTGTCACAAAAGCCATGATCCACCAAGAACAAAGCCCTGTGAAGAGAGACCTCATGCCACCAATACAGCCCTCGCATAACAACATCCAAAACATGAACTTGGCATTTGACAATGGTATGGACGTGGTTGATTGCGCTTTGCCTATGAGTAGATCACCGCCAACATTTGAGCTGCCCCCTTATCCCAGTCCCATGAATTCTGTCAGTCATTCACGTCAGCCTAGTGAAGAGTTTCCGCCACCTCCACCGCCGATAGATTTAACACCTCTGCAAGAGGAACTgcagaaaatacaaaatataaatgaagTTTCAAATACAAATGAAACGCAAGCACCGCAGGGCACACTGTTAGCGCAGTTGCAAGAGAAGCGTAACCAAATTCTTAAAAACGAAAATCTGACTAAACCGCATCAAGTCGAAACAGTTAATCACACTGGCGATAGTTTAGTGAGAGAACTGCAGGCTGCGTTGAAACTTAAAAGATCTGGGTCTCTAGAAGGCCAGCTGTCCAGTCCTTCTGAGAAAACTATCGAGAACAACATCAACGTTAGAAACATTGCGTCCAGATTTGAAAACAACACACAGAACGCACATCCGGATAACGAAAGACCGCATATTTCATTAGCAGGGATGAGCGGAACCCGAGACGTCATAAACTGTTCCGATCAATGTAATATCGGTATTTACAGCAGAAGAGCATCGTCCTCGTCCATTGATGCGAAACAAATGGACCAAGAGATAGCGGATCAGAGACCCGTCCACAATACATATTCCGATCGAAGCAAACCTAAAAAGAAATCGGTCTCTTTCTGTGATCAAGTGATTTTAGTTTCGACCGCTGAAGATCAAGAAGACGATAGCTATATCCCTAATCCGATCTTAGAAAGGGTTTTGAAATCTGCAATGAACAAGCCAGAGCTGACAACGATGCCGTTACAATCGGAAAAGCCCGCATTGCAGCGGCAAGATTCATTCGACAGTCAGTCGTCGCGGTCTACCATATCCTCGCTCTCGCAGAACTCGTTCGTCGGTGCCGATGGAAACCACGCTGAATACGTCCGTCTCCAGAACACTTACCCGACATACCAGACGGCGCAGTCGCGACTCCAACCTCAGTATAACGTGCAGAAAAGTGTTGGAGTGTACGGTACAAGCCCTACAGCACCGCCCAATCAAACGCCAAACGCATTAAACGGCAATCAAATATACCAATCATTGCCGACGAGTGTACCTCAAAACGTTCAGAGCCCGATACCGTACACGCAGCCGCCGCCAGTTTATTCAAACCAGAGTAACGCGAGCCCACCGAACTTTAGTCAAAACCCTGTGAATAGACTGACGCCGACCGCGCAAAACGCCACCTACCCGATAAAACACGCCGCAAACTTGCAACGGAACGTTCCTAACCAATACCCACCAAACCAACGCGCTCAAATTAATCAATTGCCTACGAACGCGTATTACCACAGATTACCCCAAAATTCGACGTCTTCCAATATACCTAACAATAGTCACAATATCAATCGTCAGTATGGCAACACTGTTCCACAAAGCAACACATTACCGTACCAGAGCGTACCGAGCAATACGTCCGCATACCAAAACTACCACAACCCACCGACGAGCTACATGACTGCTGAATATTCTAGTCGATTTCCGCAAACGAACGCGAACCATTATAACCAATCGCCTTATCAAAGGGTTCCGCCGCCGCATGGCGATGTCCCTGTTGACGGTTACAATAACAATACATACCAGAAACTGAATACCAATTATTATGTTGATAATGCGAGTCAACCGCGTGCTGTAGACACGAGGCCGTACCCTCCGGCGCAACGTCCGATGTATAATCAAAACGTTGAAACATCTAACAACGAACAACATggtcaatttcaatatacacaaaataattataataataattcgtaTCAACACGTGCCAGCCTTGAAGCAATTGCAGAAAAAATCTGTATCGTTTGAGCCCGGCACAAAAGGCGGCACCGATTCACCGGTGCCTCTTCAGTTCAATCCATACCCCTGTGTGGACAACAGTGGAGATAAGACTCCTTGTAATTTGTGCCGTAAAAGAATTGTCACATCTCCCGCCATGTACTGCACGGATTGTGATTACTACATGTCTAGGTTTAAACCTCGTTCGTAG
- the LOC101744043 gene encoding uncharacterized protein LOC101744043 isoform X2: protein MIKFRYKRKEASDGGGTSGTAIQKQKIEGLRDRELLPPKDMLLAGSLAGVRHNTLPRSRPPSSCRRDAPELQLISSTTLSLFRELFSQLQWSAERAPAADALRRALGGGGARFQLGCMADASECFEHLLLRVHAHVAAAGDRRDDDACRAPHCVPHRKFAMMLVEQSVCGACQATSEPLPFTQMVHYVSATALTAQAALGEHGDSFGLLLKKAGGMGDIRDCPNACGAKIQICRTLMNRPEVVSIGMVWDSERPSAEHVAAVYAAIGTELRPTDAFHACVDRAWAARATHHLVGIVTYYGKHYSTFFFHSKLRLWIYFDDADVKEIGPEWSYVVDKCRRGRFQPLLLLYAAVDGTPCDTRNAPKDVVPFPAPEPRRAITPAPERPANGYARRAVTPGPDNDSDYMNRKVMESANILDAQAARRAPLVRSLSTGSTSDSNERPRARRDSGNWSGDRNSASSASSSTAESPYMYTRGRGPGSVPSSPTRKGELSSGGSCDAGYDSYSLSSTDSLPLQQGLRHNLQRAQQMPEIKTRGDCEALCSEADALLEKARKAEEAADFETALVLCDAAIAKSREAMDAPYNNPHMMAFARMKQNTCVMRSRNLQRRMGGMSRISEAQQTAPVRNTKSGLENSPVTIEIYATLPKKKNSKKSPKNIDDDIDNVTRERPPRHKSRDEEKGREKRSRSEDRSRARKEITVTAEKKEEVTEDKKTNKKQHKIRRKLLMGGLIRRKNRSMPDLTEGADGNKENSNKEKRVSSVDDTDVGRKTNDDKSPLSGYLSEGHLEYSAASGTNPNLERSKLMRKSFHGSAGKILTAAKVPPPPPVRTTSQLSGTKYGYVDHNNDNYCPEIEEDGGFSEQYGDEPQSMPFLHSYDDSHVNHYDIMESPQSQNFHTVVTKAMIHQEQSPVKRDLMPPIQPSHNNIQNMNLAFDNGMDVVDCALPMSRSPPTFELPPYPSPMNSVSHSRQPSEEFPPPPPPIDLTPLQEELQKIQNINEVSNTNETQAPQGTLLAQLQEKRNQILKNENLTKPHQVETVNHTGDSLVRELQAALKLKRSGSLEGQLSSPSEKTIENNINVRNIASRFENNTQNAHPDNERPHISLAGMSGTRDVINCSDQCNIGIYSRRASSSSIDAKQMDQEIADQRPVHNTYSDRSKPKKKSVSFCDQVILVSTAEDQEDDSYIPNPILERVLKSAMNKPELTTMPLQSEKPALQRQDSFDSQSSRSTISSLSQNSFVGADGNHAEYVRLQNTYPTYQTAQSRLQPQYNVQKSVGVYGTSPTAPPNQTPNALNGNQIYQSLPTSVPQNVQSPIPYTQPPPVYSNQSNASPPNFSQNPVNRLTPTAQNATYPIKHAANLQRNVPNQYPPNQRAQINQLPTNAYYHRLPQNSTSSNIPNNSHNINRQYGNTVPQSNTLPYQSVPSNTSAYQNYHNPPTSYMTAEYSSRFPQTNANHYNQSPYQRVPPPHGDVPVDGYNNNTYQKLNTNYYVDNASQPRAVDTRPYPPAQRPMYNQNVETSNNEQHGQFQYTQNNYNNNSYQHVPALKQLQKKSVSFEPGTKGGTDSPVPLQFNPYPCVDNSGDKTPCNLCRKRIVTSPAMYCTDCDYYMSRFKPRS, encoded by the exons ATGATAAAGTTTCGGTACAAACGTAAAGAGGCGAGCGATGGTGGAGGAACTAGTGGAACGGCGATACAGAAGCAGAAGATCGAGGGTCTGCGAGACCGGGAACTGTTACCTCCTAAGGACATGCTGTTAGCTGGCTCGCTGGCCGGAGTGAGACATAATACGCTCCCGCGCTCGCGTCCGCCGTCATCCTGCAGACGCGACGCACCCGAACTTCAGCTTATCAGTTCAACGACATTGTCTTTGTTTAGA GAACTATTCTCACAGTTACAATGGTCCGCGGAACGCGCGCCCGCTGCGGACGCACTCCGCCGAGCTTTGGGAGGTGGTGGGGCAAGATTTCAATTAGGCTGCATGGCGGACGCTAGCGAGTGCTTCGAGCATCTCCTGTTGAGGGTCCACGCTCACGTGGCGGCCGCGGGGGACAGGAGAGACGACGATGCCTGCAGAGCCCCACACTGTGTGCCACATCGCAAGTTTGCGATGATGCTCGTTGAGCAATCTGTATGTGGTGCATGCCAGGCTACGTCTGAACCACTGCCCTTCACCCAG ATGGTACACTACGTGTCAGCTACAGCTTTGACAGCTCAGGCAGCTTTAGGGGAACATGGAGATAGCTTTGGTCTTTTGTTAAAAAAGGCTGGCGGAATGGGTGACATCAGAGATTGTCCT AACGCATGTGGTGCTAAAATACAAATTTGCCGAACCTTGATGAATCGCCCCGAAGTGGTGTCGATCGGGATGGTGTGGGATTCAGAGCGTCCTTCTGCAGAGCATGTTGCCGCCGTATATGCAGCCATCGGCACAGAGCTGCGGCCCACTGACGCATTCCATGCCTGCGTCGATCGGGCTTGGGCCGCCCGAGCCACTCATCATCTCGTTGGAATTGTGACTTATTACGGGAAACACTACTCAACGTTCTTTTTTCATAGCAAATTGCGCCTATGGATATACTTCGACGACGCTGACGTGAAAGAAATTGGCCCGGAGTGGTCTTACGTGGTCGACAAATGTAGACGAGGAAGATTTCAACCTCTGCTTTTACTTTACGCAGCGGTAGATGGAACGCCGTGCGACACCAGGAATGCACCGAAAGACGTCGTGCCGTTCCCCGCGCCAGAACCCAGACGCGCTATTACACCTGCGCCGGAACGCCCGGCTAATGGGTACGCGAGACGAGCTGTCACTCCGGGACCAGACAATGATAGCGATTACATGAATAGAAAGGTCATGGAGAGCGCAAACATTCTAGACGCACAAGCCGCCAGGCGAGCTCCTTTAGTGCGAAGTCTCAGCACGGGCTCCACATCGGACTCTAATGAACGACCTCGGGCTAGAAGAGATTCTGGCAACTGGAGTGGCGATCGTAACAGTGCATCGTCAGCCTCGTCCTCTACAGCAGAAAGCCCGTACATGTACACTAGGGGTCGCGGCCCTGGGAGTGTTCCAAGTAGTCCCACTCGCAAAGGGGAACTCTCAAGTGGTGGTTCATGCGATGCCGGCTATGATTCGTATTCGCTTTCATCGACAGACAGCTTACCGCTTCAGCAGGGACTGCGCCATAACTTGCAACGTGCACAACAAATGCCGGAGATAAAAACACGAGGTGATTGTGAAGCGCTGTGTTCAGAAGCTGATGCGCTTTTAGAGAAAGCGCGTAAAGCCGAAGAGGCGGCGGATTTTGAAACAGCTTTGGTACTCTGTGACGCCGCTATAGCAAAATCCCGCGAGGCCATGGATGCTCCTTACAACAATCCTCACATGATGGCATTCGCACGAATGAAACAGAACACTTGCGTGATGCGGTCTCGTAATCTTCAAAGGAGAATGGGAGGCATGTCCCGAATATCAGAAGCGCAGCAAACGGCTCCCGTGAGGAATACAAAAAGTGGATTGGAAAACTCACCGGTCACCATTGAAATATACGCAACGCTGCCCAAAAAGAAAAACTCGAAGAAATCTCCAAAAAACATAGACGATGACATTGACAATGTGACCCGTGAGCGGCCGCCTCGTCACAAGTCGCGTGACGAGGagaaaggtagagaaaaacgcTCGAGAAGCGAAGACAGAAGCCGGGCCAGAAAGGAAATAACTGTCACGGCAGAAAAAAAGGAAGAAGTAACCGAAGACAAAAAGACTAATAAAAAGCAACACAAGATACGAAGAAAGTTATTAATGGGAGGATTGATACGAAGGAAAAACCGATCGATGCCCGATTTAACAGAGGGTGCTGACGGCAACAAAGAAAATTCTAATAAAGAAAAACGTGTCTCCTCCGTTGACGACACTGACGTAGGACGAAAGACGAACGATGATAAATCTCCTTTAAGTGGTTATCTCTCCGAGGGGCACTTGGAGTATTCTGCTGCAAGTGGGACGAACCCTAACTTGGAACGAAGTAAGCTTATGCGCAAGAGTTTTCATGGTAGCGCCGGTAAAATATTGACCGCTGCTAAAGTTCCTCCACCACCACCGGTGCGCACCACATCCCAGCTTAGCGGGACTAAGTACGGATATGTGGATCACAATAATGACAACTACTGCCCCGAAATAGAGGAAGACGGTGGCTTCTCTGAACAATACGGAGATGAACCACAATCTATGCCTTTCCTACATTCCTACGACGATTCACACGTTAATCATTATGATATAATGGAGAGTCCGCAGTCACAAAACTTTCATACTGTTGTCACAAAAGCCATGATCCACCAAGAACAAAGCCCTGTGAAGAGAGACCTCATGCCACCAATACAGCCCTCGCATAACAACATCCAAAACATGAACTTGGCATTTGACAATGGTATGGACGTGGTTGATTGCGCTTTGCCTATGAGTAGATCACCGCCAACATTTGAGCTGCCCCCTTATCCCAGTCCCATGAATTCTGTCAGTCATTCACGTCAGCCTAGTGAAGAGTTTCCGCCACCTCCACCGCCGATAGATTTAACACCTCTGCAAGAGGAACTgcagaaaatacaaaatataaatgaagTTTCAAATACAAATGAAACGCAAGCACCGCAGGGCACACTGTTAGCGCAGTTGCAAGAGAAGCGTAACCAAATTCTTAAAAACGAAAATCTGACTAAACCGCATCAAGTCGAAACAGTTAATCACACTGGCGATAGTTTAGTGAGAGAACTGCAGGCTGCGTTGAAACTTAAAAGATCTGGGTCTCTAGAAGGCCAGCTGTCCAGTCCTTCTGAGAAAACTATCGAGAACAACATCAACGTTAGAAACATTGCGTCCAGATTTGAAAACAACACACAGAACGCACATCCGGATAACGAAAGACCGCATATTTCATTAGCAGGGATGAGCGGAACCCGAGACGTCATAAACTGTTCCGATCAATGTAATATCGGTATTTACAGCAGAAGAGCATCGTCCTCGTCCATTGATGCGAAACAAATGGACCAAGAGATAGCGGATCAGAGACCCGTCCACAATACATATTCCGATCGAAGCAAACCTAAAAAGAAATCGGTCTCTTTCTGTGATCAAGTGATTTTAGTTTCGACCGCTGAAGATCAAGAAGACGATAGCTATATCCCTAATCCGATCTTAGAAAGGGTTTTGAAATCTGCAATGAACAAGCCAGAGCTGACAACGATGCCGTTACAATCGGAAAAGCCCGCATTGCAGCGGCAAGATTCATTCGACAGTCAGTCGTCGCGGTCTACCATATCCTCGCTCTCGCAGAACTCGTTCGTCGGTGCCGATGGAAACCACGCTGAATACGTCCGTCTCCAGAACACTTACCCGACATACCAGACGGCGCAGTCGCGACTCCAACCTCAGTATAACGTGCAGAAAAGTGTTGGAGTGTACGGTACAAGCCCTACAGCACCGCCCAATCAAACGCCAAACGCATTAAACGGCAATCAAATATACCAATCATTGCCGACGAGTGTACCTCAAAACGTTCAGAGCCCGATACCGTACACGCAGCCGCCGCCAGTTTATTCAAACCAGAGTAACGCGAGCCCACCGAACTTTAGTCAAAACCCTGTGAATAGACTGACGCCGACCGCGCAAAACGCCACCTACCCGATAAAACACGCCGCAAACTTGCAACGGAACGTTCCTAACCAATACCCACCAAACCAACGCGCTCAAATTAATCAATTGCCTACGAACGCGTATTACCACAGATTACCCCAAAATTCGACGTCTTCCAATATACCTAACAATAGTCACAATATCAATCGTCAGTATGGCAACACTGTTCCACAAAGCAACACATTACCGTACCAGAGCGTACCGAGCAATACGTCCGCATACCAAAACTACCACAACCCACCGACGAGCTACATGACTGCTGAATATTCTAGTCGATTTCCGCAAACGAACGCGAACCATTATAACCAATCGCCTTATCAAAGGGTTCCGCCGCCGCATGGCGATGTCCCTGTTGACGGTTACAATAACAATACATACCAGAAACTGAATACCAATTATTATGTTGATAATGCGAGTCAACCGCGTGCTGTAGACACGAGGCCGTACCCTCCGGCGCAACGTCCGATGTATAATCAAAACGTTGAAACATCTAACAACGAACAACATggtcaatttcaatatacacaaaataattataataataattcgtaTCAACACGTGCCAGCCTTGAAGCAATTGCAGAAAAAATCTGTATCGTTTGAGCCCGGCACAAAAGGCGGCACCGATTCACCGGTGCCTCTTCAGTTCAATCCATACCCCTGTGTGGACAACAGTGGAGATAAGACTCCTTGTAATTTGTGCCGTAAAAGAATTGTCACATCTCCCGCCATGTACTGCACGGATTGTGATTACTACATGTCTAGGTTTAAACCTCGTTCGTAG